In one window of Nicotiana tabacum cultivar K326 chromosome 12, ASM71507v2, whole genome shotgun sequence DNA:
- the LOC107788734 gene encoding zinc finger BED domain-containing protein RICESLEEPER 1 produces the protein MEIPVETPAKKPKRLTSVVWNHFERVRKADICYAVCVHCKKKLSGSSNSGTTHLRNHLLRCLKRSNYDVSQILAAKRKRKETTVAVVTYEEGQRKEETVNPVTFKFDQEVKKEEATMPINLGSVRFDQERSRLDLARMIMVHGYPLAMVDHVGFKIFVKNLQPLFETLTNSAVELDCMTIYAKEKQKVYEAIHNLHGRITLSADIWTSSENARYLCLTAFYIDEDWKLQKKMLNFITLDPSHTDDILSEVVIKSLTDWAIDRKLFSMTFDHCTGYDEMIFRIKDWLSQNRPLLKNGELFDVRCAVQLLKSIVFDVMEALRDVIHKVRESIRHVKSSQLALGKFNEIAQQVAISGERPLILDCGQQWSSTYLMLEAALDYRGAFCLLEEHDPSYTFALSEIEWDHASAIAGYIKLFVEVTNVFTANKCSTANLYFPEICDIHIQLIDWCKNPDNFLSDIALKMKEKFDKYWSKCSLTLAIAAILDPRFKMKLVEYYYPQIYGSDASNQIKEISDAIRELSNEYAMGSSSLDPDTAGTSGSLTSISSGTRDRLRGFDKFLHETSQNHNITSNLEKYLEEPVFPRNYDFSILNWWKVHTPRYPTLSMMARDILGVPASTLGPEVAFNNRGKVLDQDRSSLNPAAREALVCGQDWLRVETEETNSPHIYTAVPLSMESK, from the exons ATGGAAATTCCAGTTGAGACCCCAGCAAAGAAACCAAAGAGGTTGACATCCGTTGTGTGGAACCATTTTGAAAGAGTTAGAAAGGCAGATATCTGTTATGCTGTTTGTGTACATTGTAAAAAGAAGCTTAGTGGATCGAGTAACAGTGGAACAACTCATCTGAGGAATCATTTGTTGCGGTGTCTAAAAAGATCCAACTATGATGTTTCCCAAATACTTGCagcaaagagaaagagaaaagaaactaCTGTTGCAGTTGTCACTTATGAAGAAGGGCAAAGGAAAGAAGAAACCGTTAACCCTGTGACCTTTAAGTTTGATCAAGAAGTAAAGAAAGAGGAAGCTACCATGCCTATCAACCTTGGCAGTGTTAGATTTGATCAAGAGCGGAGCCGTCTGGATCTTGCCCGTATGATTATGGTACATGGTTATCCTTTAGCCATGGTTGACCATGTTGGATTCAAAATATTTGTCAAGAACTTACAGCCATTATTTGAGACTTTGACTAACAGTGCTGTTGAACTTGACTGTATGACAATTTATGCAAAAGAGAAACAGAAGGTGTATGAGGCGATCCATAACTTGCATGGAAGAATTACTCTCTCTGCTGATATCTGGACTTCATCTGAAAATGCACGGTATCTGTGTTTAACTGCTTTTTACATTGATGAAGACTGGAAACTGCAGAAGAAAATGCTGAATTTCATAACACTGGATCCTTCTCACACAGATGACATACTTTCAGAAGTTGTTATAAAAAGTTTGACAGACTGGGCCATTGATCGTAAGTTGTTTTCTATGACTTTCGATCATTGTACGGGCTATGATGAGATGATTTTTAGAATCAAGGACTGGCTTTCTCAAAACAGGCCTCTTTTAAAGAATGGTGAATTGTTTGACGTCCGTTGTGCAGTGCAGCTACTGAAATCAATCGTTTTTGATGTCATGGAAGCACTTCGAGATGTGATCCACAAGGTTCGAGAAAGCATAAGGCATGTTAAGAGTTCACAATTAGCCCTAGGAAAATTCAATGAGATTGCTCAGCAAGTTGCGATTAGTGGTGAAAGGCCTTTGATTCTTGACTGTGGACAGCAGTGGAGTTCAACATACTTGATGCTTGAAGCTGCCTTAGATTATAGGGGAGCCTTCTGTCTACTAGAAGAGCACGACCCTTCCTACACTTTCGCTTTGTCTGAAATAGAGTGGGATCATGCTAGTGCTATTGCGGGCTATATAAAACTTTTTGTTGAAGTTACTAATGTTTTCACGGCAAATAAATGTTCAACTGCGAATCTATATTTCCCTGAAATATGTGATATTCACATCCAGTTGATTGATTGGTGTAAAAATCCTGATAATTTTCTTAGCGATATAGCGCTGAAGATGAAAGAAAAGTTTGATAAGTATTGGAGTAAGTGCAGTTTGACTTTGGCGATAGCAGCAATATTGGACCCCAGGTTCAAGATGAAGTTGGTGGAGTATTACTATCCTCAGATTTATGGTTCTGATGCCTCAAATCAGATAAAAGAAATATCTGATGCTATAAGGGAGCTTTCAAATGAGTATGCTATGGGCTCATCTTCGCTTGATCCAGATACAGCTGGTACTTCTGGCAGCTTAACCAGTATCTCTAGTGGTACAAGGGACAGACTTAGGGGTTTTGACAAATTTCTCCATGAAACTTCACAAAACCACAACATAACGTCAAATCTTGAGAAATACTTGGAAGAGCCGGTCTTTCCACGCAATTATGATTTCAGCATATTGAATTGGTGGAAAGTTCACACACCAAGGTACCCTACATTATCAATGATGGCACGTGATATCTTGGGAGTTCCTGCATCCACTCTTGGGCCAGAGGTGGCATTCAATAACAGAGGCAAGGTGCTTGACCAAGATCGCAGTTCACTGAATCCAGCTGCTAGAGAAGCCTTGGTTTGTGGTCAGGACTGGTTGCGCGTGGAAACTGAAG AAACCAACTCACCTCACATCTATACTGCTGTGCCACTTTCTATGGAATCAAAGTAG
- the LOC107788731 gene encoding trifunctional UDP-glucose 4,6-dehydratase/UDP-4-keto-6-deoxy-D-glucose 3,5-epimerase/UDP-4-keto-L-rhamnose-reductase RHM1 has protein sequence MSTYTPKNILITGAAGFIACHVANRLVRSYPDYKIVVLDKLDYCSNLKNLIPSRPSPNFKFVKGDIASADLVNYLLITESIDTIMHFAAQTHVDNSFGNSFEFTKNNIYGTHVLLEACKVTGQIRRFIHVSTDEVYGETDEDAVVGNHEASQLLPTNPYSATKAGAEMLVMAYGRSYGLPVITTRGNNVYGPNQFPEKLIPKFILLAMRGKTLPIHGDGCNVRSYLYCEDVAEAFEVILHKGEVGHVYNIGTTKERRVIDVAKDICKLFNMDPDKSIEFVENRPFNDQRYFLDDQKLKELGWSERTLWEEGLKKTIEWYTKNPDWWGDVSGALLPHPRMLMMPGGIERHLDGAEKYDSGSSEFSAKSNETKTVAPAPKSSDVPQKSPFKFLIYGRTGWIGGLLGKLCEKQGIPYEYGKGRLEDRSKLLADINAVKPTHVFNAAGVTGRPNVDWCESHKPETIRTNVAGTLNLADVCREHGLLMMNFATGCIFEYDAKHPEGSGIGFKEEDTPNFAGSFYSKTKAMVRALLTTLKQYDNVCTLRVRMPISSDLNNPRNFITKISRYNKVVNIPNSMTILDELLPISIEMAKRNLTGIWNFTNPGVVSHNEILEMYKKYIDPAFTWANFTLEEQAKVIVAARSNNEMDASKLKKEFPELLPIKESLIKYVFEPNKKTSA, from the exons ATGTCGACATACACCCCTAAGAATATACTCATTACTGGAGCTGCCGGTTTTATTGCATGTCATGTAGCCAACAGGCTTGTCCGGAGCTACCCTGACTACAAGATCGTTGTGCTTGACAAACTTGATTATTGTTCAAACTTGAAGAACCTTATTCCTTCCCGTCCTTCCCCTAATTTCAAGTTTGTTAAGGGGGATATTGCCAGTGCAGATCTTGTTAACTACCTTCTCATCACTGAGTCCATTGACACTATAATGCACTTTGCGGCTCAAACCCACGTTGATAACTCTTTCGGTAATAGCTTTGAGTTCACTAAGAACAACATCTACGGTACCCACGTACTATTAGAGGCCTGCAAAGTTACTGGTCAGATCAGAAGGTTTATTCATGTCAGTACAGATGAGGTTTATGGTGAGACTGATGAGGATGCTGTTGTCGGAAACCACGAAGCCTCACAACTCCTTCCCACTAACCCATATTCGGCCACAAAAGCTGGGGCTGAAATGCTTGTTATGGCTTACGGTAGATCATACGGTTTACCTGTTATAACCACTAGGGGGAACAATGTATATGGTCCTAACCAATTCCCCGAGAAACTAATCCCGAAATTTATACTTTTAGCCATGAGGGGGAAGACTCTTCCTATCCATGGAGATGGTTGTAACGTTCGTAGTTATCTTTACTGTGAGGATGTTGCTGAGGCTTTTGAAGTCATTCTACACAAAGGGGAGGTCGGTCATGTTTATAACATTGGAACTACAAAAGAGAGAAGAGTGATCGATGTTGCCAAAGATATATGCAAACTCTTTAACATGGATCCAGACAAAAGCATTGAGTTTGTCGAGAACAGGCCATTTAACGACCAGAGGTACTTTCTGGATGATCAGAAGTTGAAAGAGTTGGGTTGGTCAGAGAGGACCTTGTGGGAAGAGGGTCTGAAAAAGACTATTGAATGGTATACCAAAAACCCCGATTGGTGGGGGGATGTCTCTGGAGCATTGCTTCCTCATCCTAGAATGCTGATGATGCCCGGTGGAATAGAAAGACATTTGGATGGAGCCGAAAAATATGATTCAGGATCTTCTGAATTCTCAGCAAAGTCCAATGAAACCAAAACGGTAGCCCCAGCTCCAAAGAGCAGCGACGTGCCTCAGAAATCCCCTTTTAAGTTTTTGATCTATGGTAGGACTGGGTGGATTGGCGGTTTGCTAGGGAAATTATGTGAGAAACAGGGGATTCCTTATGAATATGGCAAGGGACGTTTGGAGGATCGTTCAAAGCTTTTGGCAGACATTAATGCTGTCAAGCCGACACATGTATTCAATGCTGCTGGTGTTACTGGTAGACCCAATGTTGATTGGTGTGAGAGTCATAAACCAGAAACAATTCGTACAAATGTTGCTGGTACTCTTAACTTGGCAGATGTTTGCAGAGAGCACGGTCTCCTGATGATGAATTTCGCCACTGGTTGCATATTCGAGTATGATGCTAAGCACCCAGAGGGTTCCGGTATTGGGTTCAAGGAGGAAGATACGCCCAATTTCGCTGGTTCTTTCTATTCAAAGACCAAGGCCATGGTAAGAGCACTCCTTACGACTCTGAAAC AATATGACAACGTTTGCACACTCAGAGTTCGCATGCCAATATCTTCAGATCTCAACAACCCTCGCAACTTCATTACCAAGATTAGCCGCTACAATAAGGTGGTCAATATTCCTAACAGTATGACCATACTAGACGAGCTTCTTCCGATTTCAATTGAGATGGCAAAGCGTAACCTCACGGGCATATGGAATTTCACAAACCCCGGTGTTGTGAGCCATAATGAGATCTTGGAAATGTACAAGAAATATATCGATCCAGCATTTACTTGGGCCAACTTCACATTGGAAGAGCAGGCCAAGGTAATTGTTGCAGCTCGCAGTAACAACGAGATGGATGCATCAAAGTTGAAGAAAGAGTTCCCTGAGCTGCTACCGATCAAAGAGTCGCTGATCAAGTATGTATTTGAACCAAACAAGAAAACCTCTGCATAA
- the LOC107788730 gene encoding protein trichome birefringence-like 42, with product MSAKTRTSCSCWFSCLSLNFILVFFPLITLSYEHQQLTSCNLFEGSWIFDDFYPLYDSLQCPFIDPGLNCLKNGRIDQDFLKYRWQPTDCDLSRFNGEDLLQKFRGKSFMFVGDSLSNNQWQSLACMLHAAVPNSNYTFDRTRNRSVLSFPEFEFTVTFLKNGFLVDLVIEEAGRVLKLDSLSRSDQWKGVDFLIFNSYHWWIHTGSLQTWDYFQVGDKIYKEMDHMEAYKIALTTWANWVDSNIDPAVTKVFFQGISAVHYHGKDWDEPMVQDCRGQTKPIEGSNYPGDRYLGEAVVKNVLSNMTKPVYLLDITLLTQLRKDGHPSRYANGETDCSHWCVAGVTDAWNELLYTILLQK from the exons ATGTCTGCTAAAACAAGAACCAGCTGTAGCTGCTGGTTTTCTTGTCTGAGCTTAAACTTTATTCTTGTATTTTTTCCTCTAATAACATTATCTTATGAACACCAACAATTGACAAGCTGTAATTTGTTTGAAGGAAGCTGGATTTTTGACGACTTTTATCCACTTTATGATTCATTGCAGTGTCCATTCATAGACCCAGGTCTCAATTGCCTCAAAAATGGCAGAATCGATCAAGATTTCCTCAAGTACAGATGGCAGCCCACAGACTGTGACCTGTCCAG GTTCAATGGCGAAGATCTTCTGCAAAAATTCAGAGGCAAAAGTTTCATGTTTGTGGGTGATTCCTTGAGCAATAACCAGTGGCAATCACTAGCTTGCATGCTTCACGCTGCAGTTCCGAATTCTAATTACACATTTGACAGAACAAGAAATCGTTCCGTTCTCTCATTCCCG GAGTTTGAGTTCACAGTCACATTCTTGAAAAATGGATTTCTCGTTGACCTAGTGATCGAGGAAGCAGGCCGAGTTCTCAAGCTCGACTCTCTCAGCAGGAGCGACCAGTGGAAAGGAGTCGATTTCTTAATCTTCAACAGCTACCATTGGTGGATACATACCGGCAGCCTACAAAC ATGGGACTATTTTCAAGTTGGTGACAAAATCTACAAGGAGATGGACCATATGGAAGCATacaagattgctttgactactTGGGCCAATTGGGTTGATTCCAACATTGATCCTGCTGTGACTAAAGTGTTTTTCCAAGGAATTTCTGCTGTTCATTATCA TGGCAAGGATTGGGATGAACCAATGGTGCAGGACTGCAGAGGACAAACAAAGCCAATAGAGGGGTCAAATTATCCAGGTGACAGATATCTAGGAGAGGCAGTGGTGAAGAATGTACTAAGTAACATGACAAAACCTGTCTATTTACTTGATATTACACTGCTTACACAACTGCGAAAAGATGGACATCCATCAAGATATGCCAATGGCGAAACCGATTGCAGTCACTGGTGTGTAGCTGGAGTTACAGATGCTTGGAATGAACTATTGTACACAATCTTGCTCCAGAAATAG